In Persicimonas caeni, a single window of DNA contains:
- a CDS encoding GNAT family N-acetyltransferase — MDDARGIARVHVAAWRAAYRGQLPDDLLDNLSVDARTARWKKLLSDPSGGTRAFVAVDDGEVCGFVAFGRSRDADVDTRSVGEVFAIYVHPYAWRHGIGRALLTIATNELEREGFDEATLWVLETNEPAKRFYESQGWEDDGGRKVDERPNATFREMRYRVALD; from the coding sequence GTGGACGACGCGCGAGGCATCGCGCGCGTCCACGTCGCCGCCTGGCGAGCCGCCTACCGCGGGCAACTGCCCGACGACCTCCTCGATAACCTATCGGTCGACGCGCGCACGGCGCGCTGGAAAAAGCTCTTGAGCGATCCCTCCGGGGGAACACGCGCCTTCGTCGCCGTCGACGACGGCGAGGTGTGCGGGTTTGTGGCGTTTGGACGCTCGCGCGACGCGGACGTCGACACGCGGAGTGTCGGCGAGGTGTTCGCGATCTATGTGCACCCCTACGCGTGGCGCCACGGCATCGGGCGGGCGCTGCTGACCATCGCCACGAACGAACTCGAACGCGAGGGCTTCGACGAAGCCACGCTGTGGGTGCTCGAGACAAACGAGCCGGCAAAGCGGTTTTACGAGTCGCAGGGGTGGGAGGACGACGGTGGTCGCAAGGTCGACGAGCGGCCGAACGCGACCTTTCGCGAGATGCGTTACCGCGTGGCGCTCGATTGA